Proteins encoded within one genomic window of Chrysemys picta bellii isolate R12L10 chromosome 6, ASM1138683v2, whole genome shotgun sequence:
- the LOC135972479 gene encoding histone-lysine N-methyltransferase 2B-like: protein MEGTSAAANSSSLPPPSRRLSQIRRRRKKTRDEMFAEIMESTHSERAQLNEWKDTVSKYRKEASEREDRRDQCEDMRDQREERRDARDERWRQEDQRRQDATLGLLREQTDMLRRLVELQEWLQENRVPLQPLYPPPHVPYPPHPDV, encoded by the exons atggaagggacctcag cagctgcaaattcttcaagcctccctcctccgtcccgaaggctatcacagataaggcgtcggagaaagaagacgcgagacgagatgttcgcagaaatcatggaatccacccacagtgaaagagctcagctgaatgagtggaaggacacggtttcaaagtataggaaagaagccagtgaacgtgaggacaggagggaccaatgtgaggacatgagggaccaacgtgaggagaggagagatgctcgagatgagaggtggcgtcaggaagatcagaggaggcaggatgcaacactggggctgctgcgtgagcaaacagacatgctccggcgtctggtggagcttcaggaatggctgcaggaaaacagagtgccgctacagcccctgtacccccctccccatgttccatatcctcctcacccagacgtgtaa